CGGCGTAGCGGTCAGAGACCCACACCTCGGGTCGATGATCCCCCAGAATGTCGGCGGCGACCGCCCGTCCCCGGCTGGGGGCAATGGTGTGCAGCACAGCCTCATCGGACTGGAACACCCACTGCCAGTGGGTCACGCCGTCAACCCGGGTTGTGGTTTCGTCCGAGGCGATGACGGGAGCGGTCAGGAGCTTGGTCTTGATCGCCGCGCAGGCAGTATCGAACGCCGACCCCATGCGGCGGAAGGCATTGGCGATGGCGCCTTCGGAGATGCTCAGCCCAAACACCTCCTTCAGCAGGCGCGACAGCCGCTCGAAGCCGACATGATGGCTGTGATGCAGGTAGGCCAGCAGCGAGCGGATCCCTGGGCCGAAGGGCGTTCCCGGCGGCATGGCGGCGGGCGGTTCAGCCCGATAGCGCCGTCCACACGAACCGCAGCGGCCGCCGAACAGCTCCACCCGCGTCACCACCGGGCGGACTTCGGGCAGGTCAATGTGGTCGTAGCGATGCCGGCAGCGCTGTCCCGCTGCCAACAGCGCCGTTTGGCAATGCGGGCATTCCTCGGCGAGACGGCGCTCGGTGCGATCAGGGTCGGGCGTGAGCGGCCGCGCGACACCGGGACGGGACGGCCGCGGTTTGCGCCCCCGCTTCGCCTTGCCGGTCTTGCCCCCGGGGCCATCCTGGGACGGCGGGATGTGCGAGTTCGCCGAGGTCTTCTTCGGCTTGCCGACCAAGGCTTCCAGTTCGGCAATCCGTGCGGCCATGCGCTCGATCAGCGCCGCCTGCTCGATTAGCAGGGCGTCCTTCTCGGCGTCGCTCAGGCGATAACGCGGCGGAACTGTCATCCCGCCTTTGACTCACGTCAGCCCCCCACGACGCAACACCGGATCGTCACCCCACCCCCAATGCGCGCAACCCCGAGCCGGCTCGAGCCGGCGTCACGCGCTCAGCCAGCCAGGTGAGCAAATACCCCAACGCTTGTCCATGCGGTCCTGGTGAATCCGATGGGATACCTTAGCCTGTGGAACGAAATACGTGGCTGCCCCCTTAGCCCGCAGTGCCGCGAATACGGCTCCCTCGCTCGACATCAAGTTCCCGCCATTGCGGCCAAGGTCCGTTGGAAACCCTTGAGTGTCAAACAAGCACTTGCGAAAGGCACAATTGCCCTCGCCGAACCACTCCTGAGGCCTTAGGAATCGGGCTTCCGTATCCCACCCCCATCGACATGAGAAGATGTGCAACATGTCATCGCTCAACCAGTCGGGGCGCGGCATGCCACCAAAATCCGGTTCGACTTCGCCGGCAACGATGTCCACGCGTTCACCAAAGACAGCAAAAGGCGCAATCAGCCTCTCCAGCCACCCAGGCAAGGCGCGCTCGTCGTCGTCAATGAAGGCGATCAAAGGAGCTGAGGCCTCGGCAAGGCCACGGTTGCGGGCGAATGCCACCCCGGTGCTCTCTTCCAGCACACAGCGCAACGCCACCTCACGCTCGGCAAAGACAGCCTGCCACCGCTCCACAACAGGATGGGCCTCCCGCTGGGGACTGTTGTCGATGATCAAAATCTCATGTGGGCCAACGGCTGCCGTCTGTTGCACAAGGCTGTCCAGACAAAGATCGAGCAATTGCGGGCGGCGATAGGTGCACACCACAACGCTAACCGCCACCTTCGGCTTGAGTTTGTCCGGTACGGATGGAGAAGGACGAGACTCCATGGCCAAAGCTCCTGATGAAAAGGGTGCT
The DNA window shown above is from Azospirillum sp. TSA2s and carries:
- a CDS encoding IS66 family transposase codes for the protein MTVPPRYRLSDAEKDALLIEQAALIERMAARIAELEALVGKPKKTSANSHIPPSQDGPGGKTGKAKRGRKPRPSRPGVARPLTPDPDRTERRLAEECPHCQTALLAAGQRCRHRYDHIDLPEVRPVVTRVELFGGRCGSCGRRYRAEPPAAMPPGTPFGPGIRSLLAYLHHSHHVGFERLSRLLKEVFGLSISEGAIANAFRRMGSAFDTACAAIKTKLLTAPVIASDETTTRVDGVTHWQWVFQSDEAVLHTIAPSRGRAVAADILGDHRPEVWVSDRYAGQQELGQVHQVCLAHVLRDVQYAIDCGDSVVAPKLRDHLRWAIRVGKRRPELKDSTLAAYAAKAERRLDALLGVPAAHPAGRELQRQIKAWRGKFFVFLSDRRVPPTNNVSEQEIRPSVIFRKVTNGFRSDWGPGIHAGYRSVTGTARRQGQSAWTAIRNLIDGTFVVA
- a CDS encoding glycosyltransferase family A protein — protein: MESRPSPSVPDKLKPKVAVSVVVCTYRRPQLLDLCLDSLVQQTAAVGPHEILIIDNSPQREAHPVVERWQAVFAEREVALRCVLEESTGVAFARNRGLAEASAPLIAFIDDDERALPGWLERLIAPFAVFGERVDIVAGEVEPDFGGMPRPDWLSDDMLHIFSCRWGWDTEARFLRPQEWFGEGNCAFRKCLFDTQGFPTDLGRNGGNLMSSEGAVFAALRAKGAATYFVPQAKVSHRIHQDRMDKRWGICSPGWLSA